A region of Bacillus thermozeamaize DNA encodes the following proteins:
- a CDS encoding serine--tRNA ligase: protein MLDSKRLREDFAAIREKLSHRNEEIDGLDRFLELDERRRKLLQESEALKNRRNTVSQEVAARKRRGEPADELIAEMREVGEQIKRLDDQLRDVKTELDAILLSLPNIPHESVPVGETEEDNVPVRFWGEVPSFSFTPKAHWELGTELGLLDFERAGKVTGSRYVFYKGLGARLERALINFMLDLHTSEHGYEEMFPPFIVNRHSLLGTGQLPKFEEDVFRIDGQEDYLIPTAEVPVTNFYRDEILSAEQLPLCFAAYSACFRSEAGAAGRDTRGLIRMHQFNKVELVKFVEPQHSYEELERLVQDAERVLQLLGLPYRVVLMCTGDLGFAAAKKYDLEVWLPSSGQYREISSCSNFEDFQARRANIRYRPHPKAKPEFVHTLNGSGLAIGRTMAAILENYQQEDGSVVIPEVLRDYMGGLDVIRPVS from the coding sequence GTGTTAGACAGCAAGCGACTGCGTGAGGATTTTGCGGCAATTCGGGAAAAGCTCAGCCACCGGAACGAGGAGATCGATGGCCTGGATCGCTTTCTTGAACTGGATGAGCGGCGGCGGAAGCTGCTGCAGGAAAGCGAAGCGCTGAAAAACCGGCGGAATACGGTGAGCCAGGAAGTGGCAGCCAGAAAGCGGCGGGGAGAGCCGGCAGATGAACTGATTGCCGAGATGCGGGAGGTGGGAGAGCAAATCAAGCGATTGGATGACCAGTTGCGGGACGTGAAGACGGAGCTGGATGCCATTCTTCTCTCGCTTCCCAATATTCCCCATGAAAGTGTCCCGGTCGGTGAGACAGAGGAAGACAACGTTCCCGTTCGCTTCTGGGGGGAGGTGCCGTCGTTTTCTTTTACCCCGAAGGCGCACTGGGAGCTGGGAACGGAACTGGGACTGCTGGACTTTGAGCGAGCCGGCAAGGTGACCGGGTCGAGGTATGTTTTTTACAAGGGCTTGGGAGCACGGCTGGAGAGGGCGTTGATCAACTTCATGTTGGATCTGCATACCTCCGAGCACGGCTATGAGGAGATGTTTCCGCCGTTTATCGTCAACCGGCACAGCCTCCTGGGCACCGGGCAGCTGCCTAAGTTTGAGGAGGATGTCTTCCGAATCGACGGCCAGGAGGATTATCTGATTCCGACCGCGGAGGTTCCGGTGACCAATTTTTACCGGGACGAGATTCTTTCGGCAGAGCAACTCCCGCTGTGTTTTGCCGCATACAGCGCTTGTTTCCGCTCGGAAGCGGGAGCGGCGGGAAGGGATACCCGGGGACTCATCCGGATGCATCAGTTCAACAAGGTGGAACTGGTGAAATTTGTCGAGCCGCAGCATTCCTACGAGGAACTGGAGCGCCTCGTCCAGGATGCGGAGCGGGTCTTGCAATTGTTGGGATTGCCTTACCGGGTGGTCCTGATGTGCACGGGGGATCTCGGTTTTGCGGCGGCCAAAAAGTACGATCTGGAAGTTTGGCTTCCCTCCAGCGGCCAGTACCGGGAGATTTCCTCTTGCAGCAATTTTGAGGATTTCCAGGCGAGACGGGCCAATATCCGTTACCGGCCCCACCCGAAGGCAAAACCGGAATTTGTTCATACCCTGAACGGATCCGGTCTTGCGATCGGACGGACAATGGCAGCGATCCTCGAGAATTACCAGCAGGAGGACGGCAGTGTCGTCATTCCGGAAGTCCTGCGGGATTATATGGGCGGTCTGGATGTGATTCGGCCGGTTTCTTGA
- a CDS encoding IMP dehydrogenase, translating to MSWEEKFGKEGLTFDDVLLIPGKSEVLPREVDVRTRLSEQIMLNIPLMSAAMDTVTEAPLAIAIAREGGIGVIHKNMSIEQQAEEVDRVKRSESGVITNPFYLKPDNRVYEAEELMAKYRISGVPIVDDELHLVGIITNRDLRFVHQRDIPIRDVMTKENLVTAPVGTTLAEAEEILQRHKIEKLPLVDEENHLKGLITIKDIEKAIQFPNASKDRQGRLLAAAAVGVSQDTFERAEALVAAGVDALVVDSAHGHSAGVIRVVRELRQKYPDLTIIAGNVATAEGTRDLIEAGASAVKVGIGPGSICTTRVVAGIGVPQVTAIYDCATEARKYGVPIIADGGIKYSGDIVKAIAAGADVVMLGSLFAGTSESPGETEIYQGRRFKVYRGMGSIGAMKDGSGDRYFQENMNKLVPEGIEGRVPYKGPLADTVYQLIGGLRAGMGYVGARNIEELKNNTRFIRITSAGLRESHPHDVQITKEAPNYSI from the coding sequence ATGAGCTGGGAAGAGAAGTTTGGCAAAGAGGGTCTCACCTTTGACGATGTGCTGTTGATTCCTGGAAAGTCTGAAGTGCTGCCGCGGGAAGTAGATGTCCGAACCAGGCTGAGTGAGCAGATTATGCTCAATATTCCCCTCATGAGCGCCGCCATGGACACCGTGACCGAGGCGCCGCTGGCGATTGCCATCGCTCGCGAGGGGGGCATTGGCGTCATTCACAAAAACATGTCCATCGAGCAGCAGGCGGAAGAGGTGGATCGCGTCAAACGTTCGGAAAGCGGCGTGATTACCAATCCGTTTTACCTCAAACCGGACAATCGTGTATACGAAGCGGAAGAACTGATGGCAAAATACCGGATTTCCGGCGTGCCGATTGTGGATGACGAATTGCATCTGGTGGGCATTATCACCAACCGCGACTTGCGTTTTGTGCATCAGCGCGACATTCCCATTCGCGACGTGATGACCAAGGAAAACCTCGTCACCGCGCCGGTGGGCACAACTCTGGCAGAGGCGGAGGAAATCTTGCAGCGGCATAAGATAGAGAAACTGCCCTTGGTAGATGAAGAAAACCACCTCAAGGGACTCATCACGATCAAGGATATTGAAAAGGCGATTCAGTTCCCCAACGCCTCAAAGGACCGGCAAGGACGTCTGTTGGCGGCGGCAGCGGTCGGGGTGTCCCAGGACACGTTTGAACGGGCAGAGGCCCTTGTCGCCGCGGGCGTGGATGCATTGGTGGTGGATTCCGCACATGGCCACTCGGCAGGCGTCATCCGGGTGGTGCGCGAGTTGCGCCAGAAATATCCGGATCTGACCATTATTGCCGGGAACGTGGCAACGGCCGAAGGGACGCGTGACCTGATTGAAGCGGGCGCTTCCGCAGTCAAGGTGGGAATTGGCCCGGGTTCCATCTGTACCACCCGTGTTGTGGCCGGGATCGGCGTACCTCAGGTGACGGCGATTTATGATTGCGCCACAGAGGCGCGGAAATACGGTGTGCCGATCATTGCCGACGGCGGAATCAAGTACTCCGGTGACATTGTCAAGGCGATTGCCGCGGGGGCTGACGTGGTCATGCTGGGAAGCCTGTTTGCCGGGACGTCGGAAAGTCCGGGAGAAACGGAGATTTACCAGGGCCGGCGGTTCAAGGTGTATCGGGGGATGGGTTCGATTGGCGCGATGAAAGACGGCAGTGGTGACCGCTATTTTCAGGAAAATATGAACAAGCTGGTGCCTGAAGGCATTGAAGGGCGAGTCCCCTATAAAGGGCCCCTGGCGGATACGGTGTATCAGCTGATCGGCGGCCTGCGTGCCGGCATGGGATATGTTGGTGCCCGGAATATCGAAGAACTGAAAAACAACACGAGATTTATCCGGATTACGTCGGCGGGGCTGCGGGAAAGCCATCCGCATGATGTCCAGATCACCAAAGAGGCGCCGAATTACTCCATTTGA
- a CDS encoding CoA-transferase, translating to MSQVQGALTGIRVVDLSRVLAGPFCTMILGDLGAEVIKVEAPGGSDETRGWGPPYTGGESAYYLTANRNKKAITLNLKHPEGKEIFLRLVKDADVLVENFKAGTLARMGLAPEKLLEINPRLVIGEITGFGQNGPLRALPGYDYIVQALGGLMSITGSEESGPMKVGVAIVDVLTGLFTAIGILAALQERQRSGKGQVVDVALLDVSVAALVNVASNYLVSGNLPRLLGNAHPNIVPYQTFRARDQEMVVAVGNDRQFARFAEVIERPDLAEDERFSTNPARLAHREELIAMIQEALQKRTAQEWMDRLQEAGIPCAPIQTLDQVFRHPQVLARGMVVEMDHPTAERVRLVGSPLHLSRTPVSYRIHPPLVGEHTDEVLFELGYSAEDVQRFRAEGVV from the coding sequence ATGAGCCAAGTTCAGGGAGCCTTGACAGGAATTCGCGTGGTGGATTTGTCCCGCGTTCTGGCGGGTCCTTTTTGCACGATGATTCTGGGGGATTTGGGCGCCGAGGTGATAAAGGTGGAGGCGCCTGGCGGCAGTGACGAGACGCGTGGTTGGGGTCCGCCCTACACAGGCGGGGAGAGCGCTTATTACCTGACGGCCAATCGCAATAAGAAGGCCATCACGTTGAATCTGAAGCACCCGGAGGGGAAGGAGATTTTTCTCCGTTTGGTGAAAGATGCCGATGTGTTGGTGGAAAATTTTAAAGCGGGAACATTGGCCAGAATGGGGTTGGCGCCGGAAAAGCTGTTGGAAATCAATCCCCGGCTGGTCATCGGGGAAATCACCGGTTTCGGGCAAAACGGCCCGCTGCGCGCGTTGCCGGGGTATGACTACATTGTGCAAGCCTTGGGCGGTTTGATGAGCATCACCGGCAGCGAAGAGAGCGGTCCGATGAAAGTGGGCGTGGCGATCGTCGATGTCCTGACCGGCCTGTTTACGGCCATCGGCATCCTGGCGGCGTTGCAGGAAAGGCAGCGCTCCGGCAAGGGACAGGTGGTGGATGTGGCGCTGCTGGATGTCAGTGTGGCCGCCTTGGTCAATGTGGCAAGCAACTATTTGGTATCGGGAAATCTTCCACGGTTATTGGGGAACGCCCACCCGAACATCGTGCCGTACCAGACCTTTCGGGCACGGGATCAGGAAATGGTGGTGGCAGTCGGCAATGACCGGCAGTTTGCCCGCTTTGCGGAAGTGATTGAACGGCCGGATCTGGCGGAGGATGAGCGGTTTTCGACCAATCCGGCCCGCTTGGCCCACCGTGAGGAGCTGATCGCCATGATCCAGGAGGCGCTGCAAAAGAGGACGGCGCAGGAATGGATGGATCGGTTGCAGGAGGCAGGCATTCCCTGCGCCCCGATTCAAACGCTGGATCAGGTGTTCCGGCATCCACAAGTGCTGGCACGCGGGATGGTGGTGGAGATGGATCATCCGACGGCGGAACGGGTTCGCCTGGTCGGCAGTCCTCTGCATCTTTCCCGCACGCCGGTCAGCTACCGGATCCATCCTCCGCTCGTTGGAGAACATACGGACGAGGTGCTTTTCGAACTGGGTTATTCAGCGGAAGACGTTCAGCGATTTCGTGCAGAAGGTGTTGTTTGA